The region TACGACGGCATGAAAGTGTGGGAGTTCCTCGACTTCTTCGCGGTGGCCTACAAGATTCCTCGCAGCCGGCGCAAAGCAGTCATTACCGACGTGCTGGAACTGCTCGACTTGACCCACAAGCGAAACGATTTCGTTAACGGACTTTCCCGCGGGATGAAGCAGCGGTTGTGCCTGGCCAAAACTTTGGTGCATGACCCACCGGTGCTGATTCTGGACGAACCTGCGAGTGGTTTGGATCCTCGAGCACGTTTGGAAGTGAAGGCGCTGCTCAAAGAACTTCGCAAGATGGGCAAGACGATTCTCATCTCGAGCCACATTCTGACCGAACTGGCCGACTGCTGTACCTCGATCGGGATCATCGAACGAGGCGAGCTACTGATGAGTGGCAGCATCGAGGATGTCTATCGCCGTATTCGCAAGAACCGCATTATCAGCATCAAGTTCGTCGATGGTATGGACGCGGGCCTTTCGATCATTCGTAGCATGCCCGAATGCGTGGATGTCGATGTCGATCGCGGCCAGGTAACTTGCGAACTGCAAACGGACGACCAAGGGGTCGCGGCTCTCTTAAAGAAACTGGTCGACAACAAGATCAACGTTCGCACGTTCGCTGAAAAAGATCCGACGCTGGAAGATGTCTTTATGATGGTGACCAAAGGTTTGGTGACTTAAAACGAACAACCTTTTGTCGTGCGATGGCCACTACCGATTCGTGTGGGGCCATGGCTGCATAAAAGATCACTTCAACCGACAACGGAAGTAGGATGCGATACGTTATCCGTGAGCGATTCTCGTCGTGGGGCGACGAATTTTACGTCTACAACGAACACCAGGATCCGATCTACGAGATCAAAGGGAAAGTCTTTTCGTGGGGGGATCAGCTCGCTTTTTGCGACATGCAAGGGCGAGAACTTGCCTACATCAAACAGCGGCTATTGTCGTTCATGCCGTGCTACGAGATATATCACGGCGGTAAACTGTTCGCCGAGATGCACAAAGAGTTTACCTGGCTGAACCAGAAGTTTACGCTCGATGTGCCTGGCCCGAACGACTACACCATCGACGGCAGTTTCTGGCTGCACGATTATCAGTTCAAGAGAAAAGGACAGATGGTCGCCGATGTCTCTAAGCCGTTTTGGACATGGAACGACACCTATGGCGTCGAAACCATTTCTGAGGAAGACGATGTCACGATTCTTTGCGCGTGCATCGTCATCGATCAGATACTTCACGACGAACGCCGCGATTAGGCCGTCGTCGTCGGCTTACATGACGATGATCTGCGGGGAATCGCCTTGCTGATCGCGGCGTTCCCATTCGCGGCGAACTTCGCCCAGTCCGTAAGCACACAACTCGAACTCGTGGCTTAGTTTGCTGAGCAGTTCCGCTTCGCTCTCGGAGTGCTCCTCGGCAGACAGTTCGCTCGCTTTCGAGTAGGCCTGCTTGCCGACGACCCAGTAATTGAGCAGGTGATCTTTTCGATCCGCCTTCTGCATTCTGGCGAGACTTTCCGGGTAAACACCGCTCCAGAACAAAAGGAAGTCCCCCACGTGATGGTGGACAGATCGTTTTGCCTCGCCGATTCGCGCCTCGGCTTCGATCAGCATATCGGCCACTTCGGTCAATGGACGACCGGTCAGGCTGCGGACTT is a window of Bremerella sp. TYQ1 DNA encoding:
- a CDS encoding ABC transporter ATP-binding protein, with the protein product MIELVDFGKDYGDFTAVKCLNLKIDAGEMFGFIGPNGAGKSTSIRFLATLLRASRGQGFVNGFNVADQPMDVRHSVGYMPDNFGVYDGMKVWEFLDFFAVAYKIPRSRRKAVITDVLELLDLTHKRNDFVNGLSRGMKQRLCLAKTLVHDPPVLILDEPASGLDPRARLEVKALLKELRKMGKTILISSHILTELADCCTSIGIIERGELLMSGSIEDVYRRIRKNRIISIKFVDGMDAGLSIIRSMPECVDVDVDRGQVTCELQTDDQGVAALLKKLVDNKINVRTFAEKDPTLEDVFMMVTKGLVT
- a CDS encoding LURP-one-related/scramblase family protein, with the translated sequence MRYVIRERFSSWGDEFYVYNEHQDPIYEIKGKVFSWGDQLAFCDMQGRELAYIKQRLLSFMPCYEIYHGGKLFAEMHKEFTWLNQKFTLDVPGPNDYTIDGSFWLHDYQFKRKGQMVADVSKPFWTWNDTYGVETISEEDDVTILCACIVIDQILHDERRD